A window of the Arachis duranensis cultivar V14167 chromosome 5, aradu.V14167.gnm2.J7QH, whole genome shotgun sequence genome harbors these coding sequences:
- the LOC127747555 gene encoding protein FAR-RED IMPAIRED RESPONSE 1-like, translated as MIKKYGLEENEWVLSEYEKRKSWASAYLRDKFCAGFRTTSRCEAINNFIKRFIGIRQSLLELVQNLEHALRDYRNNELVSQFKTLYGEPVLTTGLEALELSAANFYTREILGEVKKEIQGVVALDVINEENISTTVVLKVKECDRRQHIYNVLYDRNTEHMECECSRWSSEGIPCRHMFCAMKRVGLQKLPDSLLLRRWSKDAKKYLDESSAGGTTQDREREFLMRYGALSVAATWMVFLGAQDGPSFHDTMNEVYRWTQTLEQKSDLKRQTTNSTTPNFVGDPSVVKTKGAPKGKKERGKRRCTKCNSAGHVKNKCPVRNDGDDLGDKTGNGAQASFGIKEEFPKDPMASQETLAVPNTEVNVPVQQESGLDDSGLINGHENPIPPYGSCTTRILFEVQWDVTRTLFEVQWDAVASKAKARATKAEEPKVNAESSSESASVASGTGKGKSSSEKDGDARQDSRYVPVKLAPSGFVLLKDLRPSEPKVNVTNIPK; from the exons atgataaaaaaatatgggTTGGAGGAAAATGAATGGGTTCTGAGTGAATATGAGAAGAGGAAAAGTTGGGCAAGTGCTTACTTGAGGGATAAATTCTGTGCTGGATTTAGAACAACATCAAGGTGTGAGGCGATAAACAACTTCATTAAGAGGTTTATTGGCATTCGCCAAAGTCTTCTAGAGTTAGTCCAAAATCTTGAACATGCTCTTAGGGACTATAGAAATAATGAATTAGTTTCTCAATTTAAGACGCTGTATGGGGAGCCCGTTCTAACTACTGGGCTAGAAGCGTTAGAGCTTTCTGCTGCCAATTTTTACACTAGGGAGATTCTTGGAGAAGTAAAAAAGGAGATTCAAGGAGTAGTCGCATTAGATGTAATAAATGAGGAAAACATATCAACCACTGTTGTGTTAAAAGTTAAGGAGTGTGACAGGAGACAACATATTTATAACGTACTTTACGATCGCAATACTGAGCATATGGAGTGTGAATGTAGTCGGTGGAGTAGTGAAGGCATTCCTTGCAGGCACATGTTTTGTGCAATGAAAAGGGTAGGTTTACAGAAGTTGCCAGATAGTCTTCTTTTGAGAAGATGGTCGAAGGATGCCAAGAAGTATCTGGATGAAAGTTCTGCTGGAGGCACTACGCAAGACAGAGAAAGAGAATTTTTAATGCGCTATGGCGCATTGTCAGTGGCAGCTACGTGGATGGTATTCTTAGGAGCTCAAGATGGTCCTTCTTTCCATGACACTATGAATGAAGTCTATCGTTGGACCCAAACACTAGAACAAAAATCTGACTTGAAAAGACAAACAACAAATTCTACCACGCCAAACTTTGTTGGTGACCCTTCGGTGGTCAAGACAAAAGGAGCACCCAAGGGGAAAAAGGAGAGGGGTAAACGGAGGTGCACTAAATGCAACAGTGCTGGTCATGTAAAGAATAAATGTCCTGTGAGGAATGACGGTGACGATTTGGGGGATAAGACTGGTAATGGCGCGCAAGCTAGCTTTGGTATCAAGGAG GAGTTTCCCAAGGACCCTATGGCTTCTCAAGAGACATTAGCAGTGCCAAATACAGAAGTAAATGTACCTGTGCAGCAAGAGTCTGGGCTAGATGATTCAGGATTGATTAATGGCCATGAGAATCCCATCCCACCTTATGGAA GTTGTACAACAAGGATATTATTCGAAGTTCAATGGGATGTAACAAGGACATTATTCGAAGTTCAATGGGATGCAGTAGCAT CTAAGGCCAAAGCAAGGGCTACGAAAGCTGAAGAACCGAAGGTCAATGCTGAAAGTTCTTCCGAGTCTGCATCAGTTGCTTCGGGAACTGGGAAGGGGAAGTCTTCAAGTGAAAAGGATGGAGACGCCAGGCAG GACAGCAGATACGTGCCAGTTAAGTTGGCACCTTCAGGATTTGTGCTTCTTAAAGACTTGCGCCCCAGTGAGCCTAAA GTAAATGTCACTAACATACCAAAGTGA
- the LOC107487605 gene encoding tubulin alpha-2 chain, with translation MRECISIHIGQAGIQVGNACWELYCLEHGIQPDGQMPGDKTVGGGDDAFNTFFSETGAGKHVPRAVFVDLEPTVIDEVRTGTYRQLFHPEQLISGKEDAANNFARGHYTIGKEIVDLCLDRIRKLADNCTGLQGFLVFNAVGGGTGSGLGSLLLERLSVDYGKKSKLGFTVYPSPQVSTSVVEPYNSVLSTHSLLEHTDVAVLLDNEAIYDICRRSLDIDRPTYTNLNRLVSQVISSLTASLRFDGALNVDVTEFQTNLVPYPRIHFMLSSYAPVISAEKAYHEQLSVNEITNSAFEPSSMMAKCDPRHGKYMACCLMYRGDVVPKDVNAAVATIKTKRTIQFVDWCPTGFKCGINYQPPTVVPGGDLAKVQRAVCMISNSTSVAEVFSRIDHKFDLMYAKRAFVHWYVGEGMEEGEFSEAREDLAALEKDYEEVGAEATEGDEGEEGEEY, from the exons ATGAGAGAGTGCATTTCGATCCACATTGGTCAGGCCGGTATTCAGGTCGGAAATGCTTGCTGGGAGCTCTACTGCCTCGAACACGGCATTCAG CCTGATGGCCAGATGCCAGGAGATAAGACCGTTGGGGGAGGTGATGATGCTTTCAACACCTTCTTCAGTGAAACTGGAGCTGGAAAGCATGTACCCCGTGCAGTTTTTGTAGATCTTGAGCCCACTGTCATTGATGAAGTGAGGACTGGCACATATCGTCAACTATTCCATCCTGAGCAACTCATTAGCGGAAAGGAGGACGCGGCAAACAACTTTGCCCGTGGCCACTATACCA TTGGGAAGGAGATAGTTGATCTTTGCTTGGACCGTATCAGAAAGCTTGCAGATAACTGTACTGGTCTGCAAGGTtttctggtgttcaatgccGTGGGTGGTGGCACTGGTTCTGGCCTCGGATCCCTTTTGCTGGAGAGGCTTTCAGTGGATTATGGCAAGAAGTCCAAGCTTGGTTTCACTGTCTATCCTTCACCACAGGTTTCAACTTCTGTTGTTGAGCCTTACAACAGTGTCCTCTCTACCCATTCCCTTCTTGAGCACACTGATGTTGCTGTGTTGCTCGACAATGAAGCCATATATGATATTTGCAGGCGCTCCCTTGACATTGACCGACCAACCTACACTAACCTCAATCGCCTTGTCTCTCAA GTGATTTCATCGCTGACAGCCTCTCTGCGGTTTGATGGTGCGCTGAACGTTGATGTCACCGAGTTCCAAACTAACTTGGTACCATACCCCAGGATCCACTTCATGCTTTCATCCTATGCACCTGTGATCTCAGCAGAGAAGGCATACCATGAACAACTATCAGTGAATGAAATCACCAACAGCGCATTTGAGCCATCTTCTATGATGGCAAAATGTGATCCACGCCATGGAAAATATATGGCTTGCTGTCTCATGTACAGAGGTGATGTGGTGCCTAAAGATGTCAATGCAGCTGTGGCAACTATTAAGACCAAGCGCACTATTCAGTTTGTTGACTGGTGCCCCACTGGATTCAAGTGCGGAATCAATTATCAACCTCCAACTGTTGTTCCAGGAGGTGATCTTGCCAAGGTGCAGAGGGCTGTTTGCATGATCTCAAACTCCACCAGTGTTGCTGAGGTTTTCTCCCGCATTGACCACAAATTCGACCTTATGTATGCAAAGAGGGCCTTCGTTCACTGGTACGTTGGTGAGGGGATGGAAGAGGGTGAGTTCTCTGAGGCCCGTGAAGATCTCGCTGCCCTTGAGAAGGACTATGAGGAGGTTGGTGCAGAGGCTACAGAAGGTGAtgaaggtgaagaaggagaGGAGTATTGA